The following are encoded together in the Pygocentrus nattereri isolate fPygNat1 chromosome 15, fPygNat1.pri, whole genome shotgun sequence genome:
- the LOC108434552 gene encoding adhesion G-protein coupled receptor G2-like, whose amino-acid sequence MSGVKNLETALECTSFSEPKSLKEGNLTAYLHKADKSSGNLNIYANDSKASTNASQVLNSIVQVTLPEELVATIENTTVVFCMIISPKQYENVTDGRIIGVSVSGKNVSGLKSPVIISVRVGPLVSRKPKCVFYNFTSSNFEDSGCSTRWITAEDLVICSCDHLTYFAVLMVSPNNVSEKDKVVLSYISQVGCSLSLLFLVIAVILYFVKWRSSGDQSQKVHISLGVALILLNGHFIMNDLVVNVQTACIYVAVLLHYSLLATFTWTAIEGFHLYMLLLRVFNIYIRRYLLKLSLVGWGFPAVVVILIFIIDKNVYLNVGSSSGNSSNTEVCYISSGVVKNVTIYGFFCVIFAFNLGTLVVVVRTLFFKRHVFPGRHQKRRAKDVCTILGITCLLGITWGLIFFPFGQLSTVGLYFFCIFNSLQGLFIFIWLCLSKSTSSESQENMNTHTTNT is encoded by the exons TGGTGTTAAGAACTTGGAGACGGCTCTTGAATGCACTAGTTTTTCAGAGCCGAAATCACTGAAAGAAGGAAATCTTACTGCATACCTGCACAAAGCAGATAAATCCTCCGGAAATTTGAACATTTATGCCAATGACAGCAAG GCAAGCACAAATGCCTCACAGGTGTTGAACAGCATAGTGCAGGTCACCCTACCAGAGGAGCTTGTAGCAACAATTGAGAACACAACGGTGGTCTTCTGTATGATAATCTCACCCAAGCAATATGAG AATGTGACAGATGGCCGAATTATCGGTGTGAGCGTCAGTGGAAAGAATGTCTCAGGTCTGAAGAGTCCTGTGATTATCTCTGTGCGTGTGGGCCCACTT GTAAGCAGAAAGCCAAAGTGTGTATTTTACAACTTCACATCTTCTA ACTTCGAAGATAGTGGTTGTTCAACAAGGTGGATAACAGCAGAGGACTTGGTTATCTGCTCATGTGATCACCTCACCTACTTTGCAGTATTAATG GTATCTCCCAATAATGTTTCTGAGAAAGACAAAGTTGTTCTATCCTACATCAGTCAAGTTGGATGCAGTTTGTCTTTGCTGTTCCTGGTGATCGCAGTCATCCTCTACTTTGTGAAATG GCGCTCCTCGGGAGATCAGTCTCAGAAAGTGCACATTAGCCTGGGTGTGGCTCTCATTCTGTTGAATggacatttcataatgaatgatcTAGTTGTAAATGTACAAACTGCATGTATCTACGTGGCAGTTCTACTCCACTACTCTCTGCTGGCCACTTTCACCTGGACAGCTATTGAAGGATTCCACCTCTACATGCTGCTGCTGAGGGTCTTTAATATCTACATCAGGAGATATCTACTCAAACTAAGCCTGGTGGGCTGGG GTTTTcctgctgttgttgttattttgatCTTCATCATTGACAAAAATGTGTACCTGAATGTGGGCTCATCTTCAGGGAACAGCAGCAACACCGAAGT ATGCTACATCTCCAGTGGTGTAGTGAAAAATGTCACCATTTACGGCTTCTTCTGTGTGATATTTGCCTTTAACCTGGGCACGTTGGTGGTGGTTGTCCGGACTCTTTTCTTCAAGCGCCATGTGTTCCCGGGTCGACATCAGAAACGTAGAGCCAAAGACGTCTGCACAATTCTGGGCATCACCTGTCTACTGGGCATCACCTGGGGTCTGATCTTCTTCCCCTTTGGCCAGCTTTCCACCGTTGGCCTCTATTTCTTCTGTATATTCAACTCACTGCAGG GATTATTCATCTTCATTTGGTTGTGCTTGTCCAAATCAACATCTAGTGAGAGCCAAGAgaatatgaacacacacacaaccaataCCTAA